The genomic interval TCTATTGTCTACATTAGAAAATCCGACTTTAAATTTAGCTTTCGATTTATTTGTAATCATCATTAAGAAGACATTTTCGACATCATAATAGCTCAACAAAATATCAAACTCCAAATTTATAAATTCACTTAAAAAATCTTCTGCTATTTCTCCATTCCAACTAATGTGTTTTTTACCAAAAGTCGGCCTCAAATAGGTTTCTTTTTCTTTGAATTTATCAGTATAGGCAACAGTTTTTATATTTTCCGAAGCAATTCCGTGAAGCGTTAATTCTTTTATTAAAGCTTCTGAATGATCAAAATTGCTTTCATCTATCAATAAACCAATTGTTTGAACGTTTCTGGAAAAAACTTTGTTATTTTCATTACTCAAGTTATTTTTTAATGATTTTTTTACAAAAAACTCCTTTATATAATTCAAAAACATAGTACTTTTACCAGATTACAAAATTAATTATTTAAGTTGCATTTAAAATGGTAAAACTAAAAAAGTATAACGGATTTTTAAAACTTTTTGTTATATTCTTAACACTTTTTTCAATCTCTTCTTGTGGAACGAAAAATTACAATTTAACTAAGATTGAAGGAAAACAGCTTCCTGTTACGGAAAAAGCTTCGGAAACACCAGAAATTGAAAACTTTATAAAGCCTTATCGCGATCACATTAACCAAGATTTAGATAATGTTTTGGCTTTTTGTCCTGAAACGCTAGACAAAAGCACTGGAAAATGGCAAACTAGCATTGGAAGTTTATTAGCTGATGTATGTTTACAAAGAGGAAATCTAGTTTTTAAAGCGCGTGAAAATAAAGATATAGATTTATGTCTTTTAAATCATGGCGGTATTCGTGCTATTCTTCCTAAAGGAAATGTAACTACAAGAACTGCTTTTGAAATTATGCCTTTTGAAAATAATTTGGTTGTGTTAGCCCTAAAAGGTGAGCAAATTCAAGATATTGCGGCTTATATAATAAAGGAGAGAAAACCTCAGCCATTGTCTGGAATGACTTTTACAATTACAAAACAAAATACAGCCAAAGACATTCAGATTCAAGGAAAACCGCTTGATCTTAATAAAACTTATTATGTGGCAACCAATGATTATTTAGCAAATGGCGGCGACAGCATGACTTTCTTTGCAAAAAGCACTCAGAAATTTGACCTAAACTATAAGCTTAGAAATGTATTGATTGATTATTTTAAAGAAGTAGATACCGTTCTTGCTCCGAAAAATATCAGAATTACTGAAGAATAAAAGGTCAGCCACGAATTACACAAATTTGCACAAATTTTAAAATTATTTTGAAAAATCAATTAGTGTTAATTCGTGAAATTAGTGGCAAAAAATATTAAAAACGACATAGCCTTTGGCAAAAAAAAATATAAAATGAAAAGAAGAGAGTTTATCGAAAAAACAGCAGCAAGTACTGCCCTATTAAGTTTAGGATTGTCTTTGAGCAGTTTTGAAACTAACGATATTAAACATTTAACTATTCTACACACTAATGATGTGCATAGCCATATCGATCCTTTTCCTGCTGATGATCCTCGAAATCCTAATAAAGGCGGTGTTTCTCGTCGTGCTGCATTAATTGAAACTATTCGTAAAGAAAATCCAAATGTGCTTTTATTGGACGCGGGAGATATTTTTCAAGGAACTCCATATTTTAATTATTATGGAGGAGAATTGGAATTCAAATTAATGAGTATGATGAAATATGATGCTTCGACAATTGGGAATCATGATTTTGACAATGGTCTAGACGGATTATACGCTCAGCTTCCACATGCTACGTTTGATTTTATCAATTCGAACTACGATTTTAAAAATACGGTTATGGATGGTCAAGTAAAACCATACAAAATCTTCAATAAAAACGGAATTAAAGTTGGTGTTTTTGGTGTTGGAATTGAATTAGCCGGTTTAGTAGACAAAAAAATGTATTTGGAAACAGTTTACAACGATCCTGTTGAAGTTGCTCAAGACATGACTAAGCTTCTAAAACACGAACAGAAATGTGATTTAGTAATCTGTCTTTCGCATATTGGATACAATTATAAAGATGATGCTGACAAAATATCTGATTTGAAATTTGCTGCTCAAACTCAAGACATCGATTTGATTATTGGAGGACACACACATACTTTCTTAGATAAACCAACTATCGTAAAAAACAAAGCTGGAAAAGATGTTTTGGTTAACCAAGTTGGTTGTTACGGAATTAACTTAGGAAGAATAGATTTTTATTTCGATAAAGACAAAGCTCACACTAATCAAAGTGCTTCTATTGTTGTATAGGTTTGCTCTGAATTTTGGCTTTTTCTAAAAAATATTCTACCATAAAATAATAAGCTAGAATTTGAGTCACGTCTCGTATTAAAACCAAAACAATAGAATAAGAGAAATATTCATTGAAAATATAAAATATATCTGAAAAGATATAGCTTACAGCCATTAGGGACATTAATAAAGTAATATGTGTCCCTTTTGTGATGTAACTTACAAAACAGAAATAACTCATTATACTTAGTACAACTCCGTATAAGATGTAAATGAAATTAAATCTGTCTAAACTGTCTAATTTTATGCTTAAAACTGAAATTAATAAATAGACAATAAAAACTACTACAATCGAAATTGGCAGGACATCCCTTTTTGTTAACTGTATTCTTTCATGTTCTCTAAGAAATATAAATACAATTAAGAGATAGACAATAAGAAAACTAATTACGCCTCCTAATTCTATATCCATTAAGTCAAAAACTTGTCCTACAAAACAACAGAAAAAGATGCCTCCTTCTGTTTTACCAATTTGGAATTCGCTGCTTATCAAAAAATAAATAAAAATAGCCGGAAGAATAATTGCTTTGGCATACGTCGCAAAAACGTCTTGTTGTGTCCAATCAAAAATGATGGTACACAACAATGCCAGAAAAAACAAAATTAATGACGGTTTATTCGGTTTCATTTAATTTGTTTAAAAAATCTTCTTCAGATAATATTGGAATATTCAATTTAGTCGCTTTTTCTAATTTTGCTGGTCCCATATTATCTCCTGCAACAACAAAATCTGTTTTTGCAGAAATCGAGCTTCCCACTTTCCCTCCATTGTCTTCAATGGTTTTCTTTAATTCATCTCTTGAAAATTGACTGAAAACTCCCGAAACTACAAATGTTTTTCCAACGAATTTTTCTGTAGCATTTGGATTTATTTTTTCTTCAATTTCAAATTGTATTCCGTAGCTTTTTAAGCGTTCAATGATCTTTTTATTTTCTTCGTTTTCAAAGAATTCAATAACACTTTTTGCAATTCTTTCTCCAATTTCATCAACCAAAATCAAATCCATTAACGAAGCTTGGCTTAGTGCATCAATATTTTTATAGTGTTTTGCTAATTTCTTAGCTACACTTTCACCAACAAAGCGAATTCCAAGTGCAAATAATACACTTTCAAATGGAATTTCTTTTGATTTTTGAACTCCATTTACCAAGTTTTCAGCCGATTTCTGGGCCATCCTTTCTAAATGAAGAATATCATCTACTTTCAATTCATAAAGATCGGCATAATTATGAACCAAATTATTTTTGAAAAGTAAAGCTACAGTTTCTCCTCCAAGTCCTTCAATATCCATTGCTTTTCTTGAAATGTAATGTTGAACTCTACCAATAATTTGAGGCGGACATCCGTAAAAATTTGGGCAGTAGTGATTTGCCTCGCCTTCGTTTCTCACCAATTCTGTCTGGCATTCAGGACAATGCGTAATATATTGCGTTGGTTCTGAATTTTCTGGACGTTTGTCTAAATCTACCGCGATAATTTTTGGAATAATTTCTCCTCCTTTTTCAACAAAAACAGCATCATTTATTCTGATATCTAACTTTTCGATTTGATCTGCGTTGTGAAGGGAAGCTCTTTTTACAATAGTTCCTGCAAGCTGTACAGGCTCAAGGTTTGCCACTGGCGTAATAGCACCCGTTCTTCCAACTTGATACGAAATTGATTTTAATTTTGTTGAAACTTGCTCAGACTTAAATTTATAAGCAATTGCCCAACGAGGAGATTTTGCCGTATATCCTAATTCTTCTTGATGTTGAATGCTATTAACTTTAATTACAACTCCGTCGGTTTCGTAAGGAAGATTATGGCGGTGAACATCCCAATAATCTATAAAATCAAAAACTTCGTGCATGTTATTGACCAATTTTGCTTCTTTTGGAACTTTAAAGCCCCAATTTCTCGCCGATTCTAAACCTTCAAATTGTGAAGAAAATGGAAGATTATTTCCTGTAACAAAATACAATAAACATTCTAAAGGGCGTTTGGCAACCTCAGCGCTATCTTGCAGTTTTAAACTTCCTGAAGCTGTATTTCTTGGGTTTGAATATGGTGTTTCGCCAATTTCTATTAATTCCTGATTCATTTTTTCGAATCCGGCAAATGGAAGAATTATTTCGCCACGAATATCAAATTTATCTGGGTAGTTTCCTTTTAAGTGTAAAGGAATTGATTTTATAGTTTTAATATTATTCGTTACCTCATCTCCTTGAAAACCGTCTCCACGCGTTAATGCTTGAACTAATTTTCCGTTTTCGTAACTTATACTAATAGAAGCGCCATCATATTTCAATTCACAAGTATATTGCAAATTAACATTTCCTAATACTCTTTGAATGCGATTTTCCCAATCTAAAAGATCTTCTTTAGAATATGAATTGTCTAAAGAATACATTCTATATTGATGTGCGATTGTTTTAAAGTTTTTGGTAATTGCTCCACCGACTCTTTGCGTTGGCGAATTCTCATCAAAAAATTCTGGATTTTTGTTTTCTAAATCTTGAAGCTCTTTCAATTTAACATCAAAATCATAATCTGAAATTGTAGCATTGTCTAACACATAATAATTATAATTGTGTTGATTAAGTTCATTTCTAAGGTTTTGAATGGTCTCTTGAATGCTCATAAAATTCTAAAATATTGCAGATTATAAATGTGAAAAACTTTATATCAAAATTAGAATTTATTTTTGTTCGAAAGCACAAAAAGTGAAAGTTTTAAAAAATCAAAAATCAGACTGCAAATTCATGCAATCTGATTTTCTCCTTGTCCATTATTCTTAAAAAAGAATTAATAAAACCAACTTCCAAATGGTTTTGACGTTTTATATTTTTTATTGATAATCAAAGATTTACAATGCAAATATAGAACTATTTTTGAATAATGATAAAATCGGAACGTCTATTCAAGACGTGTTCCTCTTCTGTACATTTTACACCATTTTTACATTTATTAATTAAGCGAGATTCGCCATAGCCGATTGCGCTTTCAATTCGAGATGGATCAATTCCTTGTGAAAGAATATAATCTCTTGTTGATTTTGCTCTATTGTCTGAAAGTTTCAAGTTGTAAGCATCTTTTCCGCGTGAATCTGTATGCGATTCGATTTTAATAATGATTTTTGGAAATTTTTGCATAATGAAAACTACTTTAGACAATTCTTCTATCGCTTTTGGTGTAATATCGAATTTATCGTAGTCAAAGTAAATCGGATTTACATCTACTTTTTCGACACCTTTTTTCTTCACAACCAAATCATCATAGTTACTCAATTCAAAGTTTACATCTTTGATTTCGCCACCGTTATTACCTGTTGTTTCTACCGTTTTATCATCGCTGCTGTAATTAGGTTTTGCAGCAATCATTTTAACTACTTTATTACAAGGAACTTCTATAGCGTATTTACCTTCAAAGTTAGTTGTGGTTTCTCCCAAAATCTCACTAAATGAATTGTAAGCCATAATGGTAACATCTGCCAATGGTTTCTTGCTTTTATGATCGATTGCCATTCCAGAAATGCTCTGATTGCAGACTGGTTTTCCTTTTACAAAAGAATAAATGTCATCGTCGCCTTTTCCTCCAGCTCTATTAGAAGACAGATAACCATAAGTACCAGCTCTATCGATTATAAAAGAAAAATCATCTTTATTGCTATTTACTGGTGCTCCAAGATTTCTTGGCGTTGTAAAATTTCCGTCGGCTAGAAATTTACTTTCGTAAACATCTAAATCTCCATAACCATAATGTCCATCAGAAGAAAAGTATAAAACTCCGTTTTGGAAAAATGGAAATACTTCATTCCCAATTGTATTGATAGTTGGTCCGAGATTGGCTGGCGAACTCATTGTTCCGTCGCCTGCAATTTTTACCACATATAAATCTGTTTCTCCGTAACCGCCTGGCATATCTGATGCAAAGAAAAGCCATTGTCCGTCTTCGCTTAAAGCAGGATGTCCTACTGAATATTCTTCACTATCAAAAAATACTTTTTGTGGATTCTCTAGTTTATTATCTACAATTGATCCTTTGATGATTTGAAAATTATTGATTCTTGCTTCATCAATAACCAGTTTATTTTTCTTTACAATGTTAGTAGAATAATAAATGGTTTTTCCTTGAGAATCAAAACTTGCAGTTGCTTCGTGATACTTTGTCATTACATTCGGCAGAAAAACCGTTTCATTAAATAAACTTCCATCAGCAGGATTTCTTTCTGCAAAATACAAGTTTAGAAATGGCTGATTGTTCCAAGTATATAATTTTTCGCTAAACTTGGTTGTGTCACGAGCTGATGTAAAGACAATATTATCTTTGAAAAAAGTAGCTCCAAAATCTGATTTACTAGTATTAATATCTAAATTTTTAATGGTATAAAGCGGTTTAGTTTTCGCTACGCTGTCCATATATTTCTTTTGGTCAACATATCGATTAATTTCTGCTTTATCTCCTTTTTTATTCAGATACTCTTTCGTGATTTTATCTGCTTCATCATAATCCATAACGGCTTTCATCGATTGGATATAACGCAAATAATAAATATCAGTCAGATTGTTTCCTTGAGCTTCATACAGTTTTCTGTACCATTTAAGTGCATTTCTAGAATCAGAAATAAAATAATACGAATCTGCTGCATTTTTCAATGTCTGAGTTGAAGGATCTTTGATGTTTTGTAGAATTTCCTCGTAGGCTTTAGAAGCATCTAAGTAGGCATAATCTCTAAACAAAGCATCGGCTTTCTTCAAATTTGTTTTTTGAGCGAAACTAAACGTAACGCTCAAAATTAAACATAGGATATATAGTTTTCTCATAAGTTTTATTTTTAGAAGAATCGAGGAGATTTAATTTTGCTTTGTTTTTGCACAAATTGATAACGCAAGATGATTTCGTGTGTACCATCATTGTATTTGTTCAATTGGCTTACAGTGTAATCAAATGAATATCCAACGAAAAAACTTGGAGCTATTTGAAAACCAGCCAGTATACTAACAGAATCATCTGTTCGATACGATCCTCCTATAACAAACTTTTCTTGAATCATAAAATTTGCTGATACGTCTGCCGTAATTGGTGCTCCACTCACGGCTTTCACTAAAAATGCTGGCTTAAATTTCAAATTTGGATTCAAATCGAAAACATAACCTCCCATTAAATAATAATGCAAACGATCATAATCTATAGACTCCTGAACATCATCATAATAATTGCTTCTCATAAAACTAGGAACAGAAAGTCCTACGTACCATTTGTCGGTGTAATAGTAAATTCCGGCTCCGACTGCTAACTTAATTTGATTGTTGATATTCTGATTTAACAAAACATCATCACTATCATAATATCTTCCTTTAGACCAATCGATATTTAGCATTCTTCCTCCTGCTTTCAAACCGAAAGCAAGTCTTTTTTCATATCCTAAAGGAATTGAATAAGCAAAATTTCCATCGAAATATAGTTCATCAGAAGGACCTATTTTGTCGTTAACAATACTCAATCCTAACCCTAGATTCTCATTTCTAAGAGGAGAATGTATAGAAAATGATTGCGTTTGTGGAGCTCCAGAAATCCCTACCCATTGAGAACGGTATAAAAGAGCTGCTTCAGTAGAGCCAGTAGACCCAGCATAAGCTGGATTTACTGACATAGTATTATACATATACTGAGTATATTGAGGTTCTTGCTGTGCTGTGGCACAAACCGTGATAAAAGAACATATTAAAATGAAATACGTTTCTAATGATTTTATATATAGTTTCATAACGATACTTATTTAGTTTAATTAATTTGATTAATAGAAG from Flavobacterium sp. YJ01 carries:
- a CDS encoding 5'-nucleotidase; its protein translation is MVKLKKYNGFLKLFVIFLTLFSISSCGTKNYNLTKIEGKQLPVTEKASETPEIENFIKPYRDHINQDLDNVLAFCPETLDKSTGKWQTSIGSLLADVCLQRGNLVFKARENKDIDLCLLNHGGIRAILPKGNVTTRTAFEIMPFENNLVVLALKGEQIQDIAAYIIKERKPQPLSGMTFTITKQNTAKDIQIQGKPLDLNKTYYVATNDYLANGGDSMTFFAKSTQKFDLNYKLRNVLIDYFKEVDTVLAPKNIRITEE
- a CDS encoding metallophosphatase gives rise to the protein MKRREFIEKTAASTALLSLGLSLSSFETNDIKHLTILHTNDVHSHIDPFPADDPRNPNKGGVSRRAALIETIRKENPNVLLLDAGDIFQGTPYFNYYGGELEFKLMSMMKYDASTIGNHDFDNGLDGLYAQLPHATFDFINSNYDFKNTVMDGQVKPYKIFNKNGIKVGVFGVGIELAGLVDKKMYLETVYNDPVEVAQDMTKLLKHEQKCDLVICLSHIGYNYKDDADKISDLKFAAQTQDIDLIIGGHTHTFLDKPTIVKNKAGKDVLVNQVGCYGINLGRIDFYFDKDKAHTNQSASIVV
- a CDS encoding OmpA family protein, yielding MRKLYILCLILSVTFSFAQKTNLKKADALFRDYAYLDASKAYEEILQNIKDPSTQTLKNAADSYYFISDSRNALKWYRKLYEAQGNNLTDIYYLRYIQSMKAVMDYDEADKITKEYLNKKGDKAEINRYVDQKKYMDSVAKTKPLYTIKNLDINTSKSDFGATFFKDNIVFTSARDTTKFSEKLYTWNNQPFLNLYFAERNPADGSLFNETVFLPNVMTKYHEATASFDSQGKTIYYSTNIVKKNKLVIDEARINNFQIIKGSIVDNKLENPQKVFFDSEEYSVGHPALSEDGQWLFFASDMPGGYGETDLYVVKIAGDGTMSSPANLGPTINTIGNEVFPFFQNGVLYFSSDGHYGYGDLDVYESKFLADGNFTTPRNLGAPVNSNKDDFSFIIDRAGTYGYLSSNRAGGKGDDDIYSFVKGKPVCNQSISGMAIDHKSKKPLADVTIMAYNSFSEILGETTTNFEGKYAIEVPCNKVVKMIAAKPNYSSDDKTVETTGNNGGEIKDVNFELSNYDDLVVKKKGVEKVDVNPIYFDYDKFDITPKAIEELSKVVFIMQKFPKIIIKIESHTDSRGKDAYNLKLSDNRAKSTRDYILSQGIDPSRIESAIGYGESRLINKCKNGVKCTEEEHVLNRRSDFIIIQK
- a CDS encoding type IX secretion system membrane protein PorP/SprF, with amino-acid sequence MKLYIKSLETYFILICSFITVCATAQQEPQYTQYMYNTMSVNPAYAGSTGSTEAALLYRSQWVGISGAPQTQSFSIHSPLRNENLGLGLSIVNDKIGPSDELYFDGNFAYSIPLGYEKRLAFGLKAGGRMLNIDWSKGRYYDSDDVLLNQNINNQIKLAVGAGIYYYTDKWYVGLSVPSFMRSNYYDDVQESIDYDRLHYYLMGGYVFDLNPNLKFKPAFLVKAVSGAPITADVSANFMIQEKFVIGGSYRTDDSVSILAGFQIAPSFFVGYSFDYTVSQLNKYNDGTHEIILRYQFVQKQSKIKSPRFF
- the ligA gene encoding NAD-dependent DNA ligase LigA codes for the protein MSIQETIQNLRNELNQHNYNYYVLDNATISDYDFDVKLKELQDLENKNPEFFDENSPTQRVGGAITKNFKTIAHQYRMYSLDNSYSKEDLLDWENRIQRVLGNVNLQYTCELKYDGASISISYENGKLVQALTRGDGFQGDEVTNNIKTIKSIPLHLKGNYPDKFDIRGEIILPFAGFEKMNQELIEIGETPYSNPRNTASGSLKLQDSAEVAKRPLECLLYFVTGNNLPFSSQFEGLESARNWGFKVPKEAKLVNNMHEVFDFIDYWDVHRHNLPYETDGVVIKVNSIQHQEELGYTAKSPRWAIAYKFKSEQVSTKLKSISYQVGRTGAITPVANLEPVQLAGTIVKRASLHNADQIEKLDIRINDAVFVEKGGEIIPKIIAVDLDKRPENSEPTQYITHCPECQTELVRNEGEANHYCPNFYGCPPQIIGRVQHYISRKAMDIEGLGGETVALLFKNNLVHNYADLYELKVDDILHLERMAQKSAENLVNGVQKSKEIPFESVLFALGIRFVGESVAKKLAKHYKNIDALSQASLMDLILVDEIGERIAKSVIEFFENEENKKIIERLKSYGIQFEIEEKINPNATEKFVGKTFVVSGVFSQFSRDELKKTIEDNGGKVGSSISAKTDFVVAGDNMGPAKLEKATKLNIPILSEEDFLNKLNETE